A window from Nodularia sp. NIES-3585 encodes these proteins:
- the tnpA gene encoding IS200/IS605 family transposase, with the protein MEELYDKGFRSVYSLTAHIVFVTKYRRMVINEAMLSRLAEIFKDTCTKWECTLVEFNGEVDHVHLLIRYHPQIELSKFIANLKTVSSRLIRKEFEPILSQVYTKPVLWTGSYFVASCGGVTVEQLKEYVQQQQSPQK; encoded by the coding sequence TTTTCGCTCAGTTTACTCTCTTACTGCTCATATAGTCTTTGTGACTAAATACAGGAGAATGGTGATTAATGAGGCTATGCTTTCTAGGCTGGCAGAAATATTTAAAGATACCTGTACTAAATGGGAATGTACATTAGTAGAATTTAACGGTGAAGTTGATCATGTACATTTACTCATTCGTTACCATCCACAAATTGAACTCAGCAAATTTATTGCTAACCTCAAAACTGTTTCTAGTCGATTAATTCGTAAAGAGTTTGAACCTATCTTGAGCCAAGTGTATACAAAACCTGTGCTGTGGACAGGTTCTTACTTTGTTGCTAGTTGTGGTGGGGTCACAGTTGAGCAGTTAAAAGAATATGTGCAGCAACAACAATCACCTCAGAAATAA
- a CDS encoding filamentous hemagglutinin N-terminal domain-containing protein has product MKNKYAFLKLTLLSSISFFSIIYSSQAQTTADMTLPNNTNIKSEGNIKIIEGGTRSGGNLFHSMQHFSVPTGMTTYFNNPLDIQNIFARVTGGSISNIDGLIKSNGTANLFLLNPNGIIFGQNARLDIGGSFFATTADAIEFADDSIFSATEPQAPLLTIDIPIGLRFEANPGDIQVLGTGEGLTSPSVGASPITRNSNTTGLSLKPGNTLVLVGGNVNLQGSSLTVEGGRIEIGSVGSGLVLFNPLFEEWTLTYEAASSFRDIQLSERALVDTSGDSGGSIVMQGNNIYLTDGSSVLIQNQHLPSGSISIKASESLQLSGGSPNDGRFITLLRTESLGTENGANVNISTKNLILEEGANLGTRNYSVANGGNVNIDASKFLKLSGFSSFNRFFTSSIVTSTLNSGNAGDIKILTGSILAQDGGLISSLTRADGNGGLVIIDAVHSINLSNSTELISLGQEFINYIPSYIASQTFNAGNAGSLIINTSNLIVGNKATVNTSSTGSGSAGSLAIKATDLEVSGIISSAVVIADNNTQQGLGSPINATGNEGELTIDADRLRITGGLISARNLGTENGGTIRINADSISLEQQGSIAASTSSGEGGNLLLESHNLQLRNSTITATAASNGSGGNIIINTDTFVALERSEITANAFKGIGGNIQINTQGFFLSPDSKVTASSERGVDGTVQINAPQIDFTKATIVPPAVDIPSVINVCAAQSQGESGELVILSKTIPQTSNNFLSSLSGWEDNQDATATTEQAEDLTVDKTEQKFVEAQGWKTNDDGTISFTTMANDVVPYSSLNEPSCVNSQQFQQNEEEIDLDNKNTLQ; this is encoded by the coding sequence ATGAAAAATAAATATGCTTTTCTAAAACTTACCTTATTGTCATCGATTAGTTTTTTTTCAATTATTTATTCTTCTCAAGCTCAAACTACGGCAGATATGACTTTACCAAACAATACAAATATTAAATCTGAAGGAAATATTAAAATTATTGAAGGCGGGACTAGATCAGGTGGAAATTTATTTCACAGTATGCAGCATTTTTCAGTTCCCACTGGAATGACAACCTACTTTAATAATCCTTTAGATATTCAAAATATTTTCGCCCGTGTAACTGGCGGATCAATTTCTAATATCGATGGTTTAATTAAAAGCAATGGTACAGCTAATTTGTTTTTACTTAATCCAAATGGGATTATCTTTGGTCAAAATGCACGTTTAGACATTGGTGGTTCTTTTTTCGCCACTACAGCCGATGCTATTGAGTTTGCTGATGATTCTATTTTTAGTGCTACTGAGCCTCAAGCGCCGCTACTCACAATTGATATTCCGATTGGATTAAGATTTGAAGCTAATCCTGGTGATATTCAAGTTTTGGGAACTGGAGAGGGATTAACATCTCCAAGCGTAGGAGCTTCACCAATTACTCGAAATAGCAACACAACTGGTTTATCTTTAAAGCCAGGGAATACCTTAGTTTTAGTAGGAGGTAATGTAAATTTACAAGGTAGTTCTCTCACAGTAGAGGGAGGAAGAATTGAAATTGGTAGTGTTGGTTCTGGTTTAGTTCTTTTCAATCCACTCTTTGAAGAGTGGACTTTGACTTACGAAGCGGCATCTTCTTTTAGAGACATTCAACTATCAGAGCGGGCTTTAGTTGACACTAGTGGAGACAGTGGAGGTTCTATAGTGATGCAAGGTAACAATATTTATTTAACAGATGGTTCATCTGTTTTAATTCAAAACCAACATCTACCTTCTGGCAGCATAAGTATCAAAGCTTCAGAGTCTTTGCAATTGAGTGGCGGATCTCCAAATGATGGAAGATTCATCACTTTATTGCGGACTGAATCTCTAGGAACTGAGAATGGCGCGAATGTAAATATCTCTACTAAAAATTTAATTCTTGAAGAAGGAGCAAATTTAGGAACTAGAAATTATAGTGTTGCTAATGGAGGAAATGTAAATATAGATGCTTCTAAGTTTCTTAAATTATCTGGGTTTTCATCCTTCAATCGTTTTTTCACTAGCAGCATTGTTACTAGCACTTTAAATTCTGGTAATGCAGGTGATATCAAAATTTTAACAGGAAGTATTCTTGCTCAGGACGGAGGTTTAATATCATCCTTAACTCGTGCAGACGGAAATGGTGGTTTAGTAATTATTGATGCAGTGCATTCCATAAATCTCAGTAACTCTACTGAATTAATTAGTTTAGGACAAGAATTTATAAACTATATACCTAGCTATATTGCTTCTCAAACTTTTAATGCAGGGAATGCTGGAAGCTTAATAATTAACACATCAAACTTAATAGTGGGAAATAAAGCAACCGTAAACACTTCTAGTACAGGATCTGGATCTGCTGGAAGTCTTGCAATTAAAGCTACTGACTTAGAAGTGAGCGGCATTATCAGTTCGGCTGTTGTTATAGCAGATAATAATACTCAGCAAGGTCTTGGCTCTCCCATAAACGCCACAGGCAATGAAGGAGAATTGACTATTGATGCTGACCGCTTGAGAATAACAGGTGGTTTAATTAGTGCTAGGAATTTGGGAACAGAAAATGGCGGAACAATCAGAATAAATGCTGACTCTATCTCTTTAGAACAACAAGGTTCCATCGCGGCATCTACTTCCTCTGGTGAAGGCGGAAATCTTTTATTAGAATCACACAACTTGCAGCTACGTAATAGTACTATCACTGCCACCGCAGCTAGTAACGGTAGTGGTGGCAATATTATCATTAATACAGATACGTTTGTCGCCTTAGAACGTAGTGAAATAACAGCCAATGCCTTCAAAGGCATTGGCGGCAACATTCAAATCAATACCCAAGGCTTTTTCTTATCACCTGATAGTAAAGTTACAGCAAGTTCGGAGCGAGGAGTCGATGGCACAGTTCAAATTAATGCTCCGCAAATCGATTTTACCAAGGCAACCATAGTGCCACCAGCAGTTGATATTCCCTCAGTGATAAATGTTTGTGCAGCACAGTCACAGGGAGAATCTGGTGAGTTAGTAATATTATCTAAAACTATTCCTCAAACTTCTAATAATTTCCTGAGTAGTCTTTCTGGATGGGAAGATAACCAGGATGCTACCGCTACAACTGAACAAGCTGAAGATTTAACTGTGGATAAAACCGAACAAAAGTTTGTAGAAGCACAAGGCTGGAAAACTAATGACGACGGGACAATCAGTTTTACAACTATGGCAAACGATGTAGTTCCTTATAGTTCGTTGAATGAACCTTCTTGTGTAAACTCTCAACAATTTCAACAAAATGAAGAAGAAATTGATTTAGACAATAAAAATACCCTTCAGTAA
- a CDS encoding ShlB/FhaC/HecB family hemolysin secretion/activation protein has protein sequence MIEPLLAQTIIQDKIPTVPQQPSVPSPLPSEEELKLESPIPPAFSPEFPEENIQTIKVKRFAFQGNTVFSDHKLEKLLASFIGKEITFSELLQARAAITKLYVDQGYISSGAYLPITENQTIDPTTATITIAIVEGRLGEIQFVGSSRLENYVRSRLPSTVEVLNSDRLLEDLQLLQQDPLIESITAQLTEGTQLERPTLKVAVKEREPFKVEAILDNSRSPAVGSFQRRVELTHANLLGLGDRFSVGYRNTEGSNTITTSYTVPINPQNGTLQFFYANTSSTIIERPFTNLDILSDARAYEVTFRQPLLQRATANSNQEFALTLTASRLESESSLLNTPFPLSIGADATGRTRISAVRFSQEWIDRSRQQVLYVRSQFSLGIDAFNATINDSDPDSRFFAWRGQATWVRRLSTNTLQVRADMQLADRPLLPLEQIGLGGANSVRGYRQDTFLTDHRLLLSAEFYIPVWQEETGILQLIPFLDLGTAWNHSNGTNNTSVATGTLGSFGLGLQYQLGDRLNARLDLGIPLFSSNTNSDAKTWQENGIYFSLGYQL, from the coding sequence ATGATTGAGCCACTACTAGCACAAACAATAATTCAAGACAAAATCCCCACCGTACCTCAACAACCATCTGTTCCATCTCCTTTACCCTCAGAGGAGGAATTAAAACTAGAATCTCCAATTCCACCAGCTTTTTCTCCTGAATTTCCTGAAGAAAATATACAAACCATCAAGGTTAAACGTTTCGCTTTTCAAGGAAACACAGTATTTTCTGATCACAAGCTAGAAAAATTACTTGCATCTTTTATAGGAAAAGAAATTACTTTTTCTGAACTCCTTCAAGCTCGTGCAGCAATTACAAAACTTTATGTAGACCAGGGATACATTAGTTCTGGGGCATATCTGCCTATCACAGAAAATCAAACAATTGACCCCACAACCGCCACAATCACCATTGCAATTGTTGAAGGCAGGCTTGGTGAAATTCAATTTGTAGGCAGTTCCCGATTAGAAAATTACGTTCGTTCTCGCTTACCCAGCACCGTTGAGGTGCTGAATAGCGATCGCTTACTTGAAGATTTGCAACTATTACAACAAGATCCCTTAATTGAATCGATTACAGCCCAACTAACAGAAGGAACTCAACTGGAACGACCTACCTTGAAAGTCGCAGTTAAAGAACGTGAACCATTCAAGGTGGAAGCTATTTTGGATAATTCCCGCTCTCCAGCCGTGGGCAGTTTTCAACGCCGAGTTGAATTAACCCATGCTAATTTGCTGGGCTTAGGCGATCGCTTTAGTGTTGGCTACAGAAATACAGAGGGCAGCAACACGATAACCACCAGCTACACTGTGCCGATCAATCCACAAAACGGCACTCTGCAATTCTTTTACGCCAACACCTCATCCACTATTATTGAACGCCCCTTCACTAACTTGGATATTCTTTCTGATGCTCGTGCTTACGAAGTGACTTTCCGCCAGCCACTGCTACAACGAGCTACGGCTAATTCCAACCAAGAATTTGCACTAACTTTAACTGCTTCGAGGCTAGAAAGTGAATCGTCCTTGCTCAACACTCCTTTCCCGTTGAGTATTGGGGCTGATGCTACCGGACGGACAAGAATTTCTGCCGTGAGGTTTTCCCAAGAATGGATAGACCGTAGCCGTCAACAAGTGTTATATGTTCGTTCACAATTTAGCTTGGGTATTGATGCTTTTAATGCAACTATTAATGATTCTGACCCTGATAGTCGCTTTTTTGCTTGGAGGGGACAAGCTACTTGGGTGAGGCGGTTATCAACGAACACTCTGCAAGTCAGGGCAGATATGCAATTGGCTGACAGACCGCTTCTTCCCTTAGAACAAATTGGACTAGGAGGCGCAAATTCTGTGCGTGGTTATCGCCAGGATACGTTTTTGACTGATCACAGACTTCTACTATCAGCCGAATTCTACATTCCTGTGTGGCAAGAAGAAACCGGGATTTTACAACTTATTCCCTTTCTTGATCTAGGTACCGCCTGGAATCATAGTAATGGCACAAATAATACATCAGTCGCCACAGGTACTCTGGGGTCTTTTGGACTTGGCTTGCAGTACCAGTTGGGCGATCGCCTCAATGCCCGTCTTGATTTGGGAATTCCATTATTTTCTTCTAATACAAATTCAGACGCAAAAACATGGCAAGAAAATGGTATCTATTTTTCTCTCGGCTATCAACTTTAA